The genome window TCAAAACGGGAAAAATAGAATACGATGAAAGTGGCCATCCCATTGGCATCGAAATTGAGGTACAGATGTTTAGTACATTCACGATCATCTCAACCGAATCTGACTTCAAGTCGTACAAACGATACATCTCTGGCTTTCCTGACGGTGCTTTCCACCCATCCGACAACATCACCCGTGCAGAATTGGCATCGCTCATTGCCCGTCACATGGGGCTTGTCCAAGATAAGGGAGCAAATCCTTATCCAGACTTGCATGCAACCCACTGGGCCGCCAATTCCGTACTGCAATTGTCAGCAGCAGGTATTCTCTCTGGTGATCTAACAGGCTATTTCCGTCCCGAACAAGGAGTAACCCGAGCGGAGATGGCATCTGTTGCTTATAAGGTAAAAGGACTAGAGCCTGCGAAGCTTGAAAACACATTCTCTGATACGCAGGGGCATTGGGCGTCGAATATTATCGAGGCTGTACAAAAGGCTGGTCTAATGCGCGGCTATGAGGATGGAACATTCCGGCCGAACCAGCGTTTGACACGAGCCGAGGCCATCACGATTTTGAATCGTCTGTTTGCCCGTCCGGCACTCTCCATCATGCAGGGGACCCACTGGTCGGATGTAGCACAATCTCATTGGGCAGCAGGCGATATTGAATCGGCCTCTCGTGACCTTCGTCTTTACCAAGATGGGCGAATCGAGTTTGCCGATCTTCACGAATAGGCAAGGCGTACCATGAATAAAACGAGCCCCCTCTTTTACAGGAGCTCGTTTTTTTTGTTTGTTGTCCAGAATCGCGCACACATATTTCCAGCTCACTCTATGCCGTATTAAGCGGGAGCCACTCAATCAGTCAGCTTGCTTCAAAAGACAAGCCCCTACCATCCGGAACTACGATGCAAAGAATTCTCCAGGCGCTCTGGAAGAAAGATAGAACTTGAAGCAGGAAGACTTTGTCCAATGTGATCTGAATTAGGAAAGAGACACCTCCGAATCTTGGAAAGTGCTCCTGTTGCCCCCCATTTGCCCCCATCAAATTGATAATCAGTGAAGGGAAATAAAATGGACCATTTTAAAAACCGCAAAAATCACGGATTCTTGAATAGAACGATACGGCGTGAAATCAAAAATTAATCAAGGTGGAACTGGATGATCACTGCTTTATCATGCAGAAGAAGTTCTGAGCTTTGACGACGGCGATCGCGTCCAAAAGCTCTACGGCCTACCAGAGCGATGGGTACCATATAGGTCCCAGAGAAGGAAACAAACCAATACTCAACTAAACGTGGGGTGTTTTTTATTGCATGTTCTCTTTCTGTTCGCATATACTACAAACGTGTGTTCCTGTTTTTGGCGGTGGTTCAATTGTTATCAGATATTGAAAGAAAAGACCTTCGGGTTATCGCCAACTACTCAGCTGGGCGACGTAGGACCCCAACGGTTGACGAATTGTGCATCAAGACTGGACGCAACAAGGGCGGTATCATGACTGTGCTTGAGGTTCTTGCGAAAGAGGAGTATATCGAGTGGCAAAGATCCAATACGGATCAGATCACAGTGTTAGAAGCCTGGGAACGAAAGGGGAACAACGGATGGCCAGCAAGGTAGAAAACGTCTTTGCAGCAAGTCGTTTCGTACTGCCTGAGCAACGCGAGCTGTACCTGCAGATAAAAGAAGATGAAAAGTATGTGGAGCGGCCGTCGATCGACGAAGATGAGTTCAGCGAAATGTGTTTCCGTATTTACGAAAGTACACAGTATGACTACGCAGTGACAGTCAAGTGGTTAGTACCGAGCAAGTGAAGCCTGGGAATAATCGAGGAGGCGTGGGGAGTCGTTCGGGAAATAGATGCGGCGCGCAAACGGTTCAAACTCGTGAGCGATTGGGATTCGCAATGGATTAACGTCAAGGATATCATGAGTGTGTCGAAATAGATAAAGAGATGGCTTAACCATCTCTTTATCTATATGTTATTTATCTTTTAATTTTATTGACATTCAGCCAGCTTCCTGTCCAATTCCAGGTTGGGTTATCTTGATTAAATTCATTGTATGGAAGAGCATCTTCACCTTCGGCTGGGTTGTTATATATTACATACTGTACATCCACGCCACCAATTTTTTTTGTGTAATAACCATTGATGATATAAGTGTGCCCAAAACCATCTTTCTTTTTTTCTTTAAAGGCAACAATAGGATATCCTTTATCGATTGATGCTTTTATTTGATTCCATGAAGCGGCAGAGTTTAGATTATCTCCATATATGCCCTTTTCATTAAGTTTACTTTTGAATTTGAATGCAGGAATGGTTACGTTATCTGTATGGCCATTTACAAACATAGCATACTCATCTTTAGTCATTTTGATTCCATAATAATCCAATAGCATGACGGAAACTGCATTCCAGCACCAGAGGGACTTACCTTGATATACCCAGTTAATTTTTATCTGTGGTGTTGGGTATTCCGGATCTGATCCGTAACTTGCGAATGCGGAACTTGGTACTAGTAAAAATACTACAGTCATAAGTAAAGCAATTAAACTCTTGAATCTTACCGAAATTGACATTATTAAAGCTCCTCTCATTTTGGTATATTTTTGCAACAAAGCAAATTATACTAAATTAGGTAAATTATTTCAAACATTTATATTAGAAAAATTTTCCTTAATCTATTTGTAAGTAAAATGTTTTCATGGATTTTTATATCGGTGTAAGACTGATACTCAATTCAATAAG of Brevibacillus choshinensis contains these proteins:
- a CDS encoding YolD-like family protein — translated: MAKIQYGSDHSVRSLGTKGEQRMASKVENVFAASRFVLPEQRELYLQIKEDEKYVERPSIDEDEFSEMCFRIYESTQYDYAVTVKWLVPSK
- a CDS encoding C39 family peptidase; translation: MSISVRFKSLIALLMTVVFLLVPSSAFASYGSDPEYPTPQIKINWVYQGKSLWCWNAVSVMLLDYYGIKMTKDEYAMFVNGHTDNVTIPAFKFKSKLNEKGIYGDNLNSAASWNQIKASIDKGYPIVAFKEKKKDGFGHTYIINGYYTKKIGGVDVQYVIYNNPAEGEDALPYNEFNQDNPTWNWTGSWLNVNKIKR